A DNA window from Drosophila pseudoobscura strain MV-25-SWS-2005 chromosome 2, UCI_Dpse_MV25, whole genome shotgun sequence contains the following coding sequences:
- the Rim gene encoding uncharacterized protein Rim isoform X9 has product MDDMPDLSHLTPHERMQIENVLMRQKQEEEAQNEIMRRKQDEVVTLEMQIRQRSEQQKKAGVELDATCHICLKTKFADGVGHICHYCNIRCCARCGGKVTLRSNKVIWVCILCRKKQELLSKTGQWINKTGAQQDGFIRRIEPDGSSDISQQAIVDPRDTTDKRPKLERTRSAAEKENLPMQRAGSMLRRQYSQQEQPTNRRLSVSDSGMDPMMSPGQHPHQQQQQHPQQQRGRMQPMNPQQSQQGYGGYGMQQQQQQQQQQQQQRSGGAYPEDDPRYYQGELDGLMKQHPHLAHPSQVQPQHSQQQQQHPQHQQQQQHPQHSQHQQQQHQHQQQQHPQQQQQHPQQQQFAARQQTYQAQIHTPPQSHMQQGQQQQQIHPHSQQSMSMSQQIAGGYQKAPPLTRNLTISGGHAMDSSSYGQQQLQQQQHQQQQNRRPQYASQQQRSFSSSEEEFQNQLLQAQAQAAGAGATVSAGSDYDGGRLQVRTSVDPWRQQRSLNERDLLSVSAGGTSSDYRLLAHTSQRLYASADQRDRYELQLQHRERLEQYPLTRTARLDVQQRNSLNRTNHERQFGASGSGPAVGVATGGAGAYRRAPPLAATGGGGSSSSSTSSSYYPPHNRNHSQGQGQSKPQIVIGSGAYDRGGNMSADQGGGSSMGSLSRERALLGAKGLGGGGGSSSVSSTEAAYWDEPAGGSTSSSSAAQDSRRFTERRIKKTVRFDAHEDEASIMAGTGMMGSGSLPPVTTILPSTAVDVGSATLLTSGKMGMGPGQGPPPMEGASAGDWARWEAERQGSQDSATKDSGIDTSSTFTSSEDSNRGDGPKNPVNWQTSADNTRLIGHMILRKYYDGEDILGLKVNGGQPIGGVGRGIGGGPLGVGVGGGPCGAIVEKVKRGSVADLEGRIRPGDEIIEWNGRNLHNKSADEVYDIIDESRLDAQVELIVSRPISGSGGSSQNVSPSSACSTNTNSSSLPPRRSTANFPHSGLATSMAGSAVVSSGGRYLQRKAPAVEAIEIHRDKPSVLITSPGSPDIHVTAASGAGNGARSQRGGASQHIQRLGPSHSTHSHSSSGSGSVSGSSTTSSVHAASGSLQGASVPAAASTNSSSAPGGGLHGTTTAGHHHHHHCHQPLPSVHLHGTHGGLGMGSGAGTTTQPIPIEGRLQLKLGYDQNTLQLIVTLVCATGLSLRQSGAGRNPYAKVFLLPDRSHKSKRRTKTVGTTCEPRWAQTFLYSGLRRCDLNGRLLEVTLWDYVRYGANDFIGEVVIDLAHHILDDEAEWYQLQPHQDTSYLASATGYYRRGGGGVGVGGGNGVGGSCIGPGGMSLSHRSHSAAPNDSYHSGGGGGVGGVPSGGPGYGYRSTSPRRGSLSPPDDRYIDYPVLPVHGSPNAPSIYPGSGPSSGVAATSATQQQRFQSRSATATPTGSPKKRQLPQVPQTSRSAMLRDRLGQDFDERLASGSRFGRHRTRQPHHQATYRSTGMGGWERHYTGLSDSDLHSMDARMRPRHSLSPDKDFMGEFGDSDMESVVSVTSSAFSTQSERPRTSRGLSFPRNWRNLFGVRNSFLGGATGTGGPVTGLRMMHPLDAASQRANTIEVDDCDYLSHMAGGGTQQQLLLLEQLEQLQHLAAMAAADSPPISAGLGHGVGMGCGMGMGAPQRVLVTDANSGELVEQFFVEPATAAEESSVIDPLDPLEPLDPHVHLHPHSVYYSPHLSTNHPSFLTPNDMFQRRPNGQTPTASPSATAFAHAYPLPLPLPSFEQFKRITTPVMNLFRSSSPIPNVHAHAHDHAHTVSSSPSSYVGYVRDHLDKSCSHCQNGSQPVVLSTNTALAMPGLTIGACTDPCCLVDAHPHPQHQPIAYPYSAEQLLRRPSLSASMYQPSSSEPSLPTMDPAMCGECVDQHFLGGLTGPQVNLGAVPTYHVHTPTPTAHRRAKAQLAAPPSLPTQSVLRLSRQLSEDALVSSMPISESTAKAQPTSILKKPKLERRRMFHEGQSRSLDYDDLHNKSWGRRRIRYEDEVAQHEAAAYPYPHSYPYPHSSSSPAEGQLPMSRRYGSETNIRQSYMGANVDVHNPLSHSHFLVTDDKIVTITYDSDVGWTRRGVAPSLFRGPHRQQRGAMSLDLQRTNQQKLYGPAAPYLKRRRNLPHPPSAQNAHNFSPMEARDGGSTGMDYTLPQHGGEQRGSGNIGIGVGNGSGGGGGGPHNTNNINSYSNSTTLNQSHHQNHTTITNHHNSQQQQASSVSVSQSHNKKGKEGINAIGGTMASSEQQTKSSSGSGGATSAAAAAGNVVLGGNNANNASSSSFANPPQQHHGVANQPITTNASPNTNTNTNTNINNYNNYMNNNNNNNNRAQSSSTTPHQQQQNTNSTTPMNTTTNDVNNLTHDATNPTQQQQQNTCTNLINNTTTTITTSTTTTNTSSNATNAATTTTTTTTTSTTTTATNATTTATNPTTNTNTNNTNDTNATTTNANADADADADAPLDAIDWDAIDAMLDDDFSEYDKDKNGPEGGAKSTEGGTGGEDKADGSQSDTANDRKKGGTVDQERSPKGGSGMGKKSNSTSQLSATGRKRRMGFGKKGKNSFTVHRSEEVLPGDITRELRGGGGVGVGGAAGGASGTAGGVGGGLSRGSSSEADPIEQFFGDGAGGERFSPSLRNDGALNEFVEGLGPGQLVGRQVLGAPSLGDIQLSMCHQKGFLEVEVIRARGLTQKPSSKMLPAPYVKVYLVSGKNCVDKMKTSTARRTLDPLYQQQLVFKHSYAGCILQITVWGDYGRIEKKVFMGVAQIMLDDLNLSNIVIGWYKLFGTTSLVSCSSIGLGSRRSSLASLDSLKL; this is encoded by the exons ATGGACGACATGCCCGATCTCTCGCATTTGACCCCCCACGAGCGCATGCAGATCGAGAATGTGCTCATGCggcagaagcaggaggaggaggcacagaACGAGATAATGCG TCGCAAACAGGACGAGGTTGTCACTTTGGAAATGCAAATCAGACAACGCTCCGAGCAGCAAAAGAAGGCCGGCGTCGAGCTGGATGCCACCTGTCACATATGCCTTAAGACCAAGTTTGCCGATGGCGTCGGACACATTTGCCATTACTGCAACATACGCTGCTGTGCCCGTTGCGGCGGCAAGGTGACACTTCGCAGCAACAAG GTGATTTGGGTGTGTATACTCTGCCGCAAGAAGCAGGAGCTGCTCTCCAAGACGGGCCAATGGATCAACAAAACGGGAGCCCAGCAGGACGGTTTTATCCGCCGCATCGAGCCCGACGGCAGCAGC GACATCTCCCAGCAGGCCATTGTGGATCCGCGCGACACGACGGACAAGCGGCCCAAGCTGGAGCGTACGCGCAGTGCCGCCGAGAAGGAGAACCTGCCCATGCAACGGGCTGGCAGCATGCTACGGAGGCAGTACtcgcagcaggagcagcccaCGAATCGCCGTCTGTCCGTCTCGGACAGTGGCATGGATCCCATGATGAGCCCGGGCCAGCAtccgcatcagcagcagcagcagcatccacagcaacagcgagGCCGCATGCAGCCAATGAATccgcagcagtcgcagcaggGATACGGGGGCTAtggcatgcagcagcaacagcagcagcagcagcaacagcagcagcagagatcGGGTGGTGCCTATCCAGAGGATGATCCGCGTTACTATCAG GGCGAACTGGATGGCTTGATGAAACAACATCCCCATCTGGCGCATCCCAGCCAAGTGCAGCCGCAGCAttcacaacagcagcagcaacatccacagcatcagcagcagcagcaacacccaCAACATtcgcagcaccagcagcagcagcatcagcatcagcagcagcaacatccacaacagcagcagcaacatccacagcagcaacaatttgcGGCGCGACAGCAAACGTACCAGGCACAGATACATACTCCACCGCAATCGCACATGCAACaggggcaacaacagcagcagatccatccccattcccagcAGTCGATGTCCATGTCCCAGCAGATAGCTGGTGGCTACCAGAAGGCGCCGCCACTGACCCGAAACCTGACCATCAGCGGGGGACATGCCATGGACAGCAGCTCGTACGGTCAGCAGCaacttcagcagcagcagcaccagcagcagcaaaatcgAAGGCCCCAGTATGcctcacagcagcagcgatccTTCAGCAGCTCCGAGGAGGAGTTCCAGAATCAGCTGctgcaggcccaggcccaggcggCCGGGGCAGGAGCCACTGTCAGTGCGGGCTCCGATTACGATG GCGGCCGTCTACAGGTGCGCACCTCAGTGGATCCCTGGCGCCAGCAGCGGAGCCTCAACGAGCGCGATCTACTGAGCGTCAGTGCCGGCGGCACATCCAGTGACTACCGCCTGTTGGCGCACACCAGCCAGCGGCTGTACGCGTCGGCGGACCAGCGGGATCGCTacgagctgcagctgcagcatcgCGAACGCCTGGAGCAGTATCCGTTGACCAGAACGGCACGACTGGACGTGCAGCAGCGCAACTCGTTGAATCGCACCAATCACGAGCGACAGTTCGGGGCCAGTGGCAGCGGTCCAGCTGTTGGGGTAGCCACTGGTGGTGCTGGCGCCTACCGACGTGCCCCGCCCTTGGCCGCAaccggtggcggtggcagcagcagcagtagcaccagcagcagctactATCCCCCCCACAACCGCAACCacagccagggccagggccagtccAAGCCACAGATTGTGATCGGTTCGGGAGCCTATGATCGAGGTGGCAACATGTCGGCTGACCAGGGCGGCGGCAGCTCGATGGGCAGCCTGAGCAGGGAGCGTGCCCTGTTGGGAGCCAAAGGCttaggcggtggcggtggcagcagctccGTGAGTTCCACGGAGGCGGCCTACTGGGATGAGCCTGCCGGGGGCAgcacctcctcctcatcgGCGGCACAGGACTCGCGCCGCTTCACCGAGCGCAGAATAAAGAAGACAGTACGCTTCGATGCCCACGAGGATGAGGCCTCCATCATGGCCGGAACTGGGATGATGGGCAGCGGATCGCTGCCGCCGGTGACCACGATCCTGCCATCGACAGCGGTGGATGTGGGTTCGGCCACGCTACTGACCAGCGGAAAGATGGGAATGGGCCCGGGACAGGGACCACCGCCCATGGAAGGGGCCAGTGCTGGGGACTGGGCTCGATGGGAGGCCGAACGACAGGGCAGCCAGGACTCGGCCACGAAGGACTCGGGCATCGATACGAGCAGCACCTTCACCAGCAGCGAGGACTCGAACCGCGGCGACGGCCCCAAG AATCCGGTGAATTGGCAAACATCCGCGGATAATACTCGCTTGATTGGGCACATGATATTACGTAAATACTATGATGGGGAAGATATATTAGGCTTAAAGGTCAACGGCGGCCAGCCCATCGGAGGAGTAGGAAGAGGAATAGGAGGTGGACCATtgggagtaggagtaggaggaggtcCATGCGGTGCTATTGTGGAGAAGGTGAAACGCGGATCGGTGGCCGATCTAGAAGGCCGTATACGACCAG GCGACGAGATCATCGAGTGGAATGGCCGGAATCTGCACAACAAGAGCGCAGATGAGGTCTACGACATTATCGACGAGAGCCGCCTGGATGCCCAGGTGGAACTGATTGTCAGTCGTCCGATCAGTGGtagtggcggcagcagccagaaCGTCAGTCCCAGCAGTGCCTGCtccaccaacaccaacagcagcagccttccGCCGCGCCGCTCTACGGCCAATTTCCCGCACAGCGGCCTGGCCACTAGCATGGCTGGCAGTGCGGTGGTCAGCAGCGGCGGACGATATCTACAGCGCAAAG CCCCAGCGGTTGAGGCCATTGAAATCCATCGTGATAAGCCCAGTGTTTTGATAACCTCACCCGGTTCGCCGGATATCCACGTAACAGCTGCATCGGGAGCGGGCAACGGGGCACGGAGTCAACGTGGCGGCGCCTCGCAGCATATACAGCGCCTGGGACCAAGCCACAGCactcacagccacagcagcagtgggagtggcagcgtcagcggcagcagcaccaccagcagcgtCCACGCAGCGTCCGGCAGTCTTCAGGGCGCCTCCGTTCCCGCCGCCGCGTCGACGAATTCTTCCTCCGCCCCGGGCGGAGGTCTGCACGGCACAACGACGGCGggccaccatcaccaccatcatTGCCACCAGCCATTGCCGTCCGTACATTTGCATGGCACCCACGGGGGCCTGGGGATGGGCAGTGGGGCGGGAACGACGACGCAACCGATACCGATCGAGGGGCGGCTGCAGCTGAAGCTCGGCTACGATCAGAACACACTCCAGCTGATCGTGACATTGGTGTGTGCCACAGGCCTGTCCCTGCGCCAGAGCGGAGCAGGCCGCAATCCCTATGCAAAA GTGTTCCTTCTGCCCGATCGAAGCCACAAGTCCAAGCGTCGGACAAAGACAGTGGGCACCACCTGCGAACCGCGCTGGGCGCAGACCTTTCTCTATTCGGGTCTGCGACGCTGTGATCTTAATGGACGGCTGCTTGAG GTGACGCTGTGGGACTATGTGCGCTATGGGGCCAACGATTTCATCGGCGAGGTGGTCATCGATCTGGCCCATCACATACTGGACGACGAGGCCGAATGGTATCAACTGCAGCCGCATCAGGACACCTCCTATCTC GCATCTGCCACGGGCTATTATCgacgcggcggcggcggcgttggAGTCGGCGGAGGTAATGGTGTCGGCGGTTCCTGCATTGGACCCGGTGGCATGAGCCTCAGTCATCGCAGTCATTCGGCGGCACCCAACGACAGCTACCAcagcggaggcggcggcggagtGGGAGGAGTTCCCTCGGGTGGTCCAGGCTACGGCTATAGGAGCACCAGTCCACGCAGAGGCTCACTGTCGCCACCGGACGATCGGTACATAGACTATCCAGTGCTTCCAGTACACGGCTCACCCAACGCGCCCTCTATCTATCCGGGTTCGGGTCCGAGTTCGGGCGTTGCAGCCACATCGgccacacagcagcagagaTTCCAGTCGCGCTCGGCtacagccacgcccacagGATCGCCAAAGAAGAGGCAACTGCCACAG GTGCCTCAGACATCGCGTAGCGCCATGCTGCGGGACAGGCTCGGCCAGGACTTTGACGAGCGTCTGGCCTCGGGCAGCCGCTTTGGGAGGCATCGTACACGACAGCCGCATCACCAGGCCACCTACCGGAGCACCGGAATGGGCGGCTGGGAGCGCCACTACACAGGGCTGTCTGACAGCGACCTGCACTCGATGGACGCGAGGATGCGGCCGCGGCACTCGCTGTCGCCGGACAAGGACTTTATGGGCGAGTTCGGTGACTCCGATATGGAGTCGGTGGTCAGTGTGACGTCCAGCGCCTTCTCCACGCAGTCGGAGCGGCCGCGCACCTCGCGGGGACTCAG CTTCCCCCGCAACTGGCGCAATCTCTTTGGCGTACGCAACAGCTTCTTGGGAGGTGCCACAGGCACTGGTGGCCCCGTAACTGGACTCCGGATGATGCATCCCTTGGATGCAGCCAGCCAACGTGCCAACACCATCGAGGTGGACGACTGCGACTATCTGTCGCACATGGCAGGTGGCGGCACACAacagcagctcctgctgctggagcagctCGAGCAACTGCAACATTTGGCGGCCATGGCGGCCGCCGATTCCCCACCCATTTCGGCGGGACTCGGCCACGGAGTTGGAATGGGATgcgggatggggatgggagcACCGCAACGTGTCCTGGTGACGGACGCGAATAGCGGCGAACTGGTGGAGCAGTTCTTTGTGGAGCCTGCGACAGCCGCTGAGGAGTCATCGGTCATCGATCCGCTCGATCCACTCGAACCACTCGATCCTCATGTGCATCTGCATCCGCATTCTGTCTACTATTCGCCTCATTTGTCCACCAACCACCCGTCATTTCTGACGCCCAACGACATGTTTCAACGACGGCCCAACGGACAGACACCAAccgcctccccctccgccACAGCCTTTGCTCATGCCTatccgctgccgctgccgctgcccagCTTTGAGCAATTCAAGCGCATTACCACGCCCGTCATGAATCTCTTCCGCAGCTCCTCGCCCATTCCCAATgtccacgcccacgcccatgACCACGCCCACACGGTATCCTCCTCGCCCAGCTCGTACGTGGGCTATGTGCGGGACCATCTGGACAAGAGCTGCAGCCACTGCCAGAACGGCAGCCAGCCGGTGGTGCTCTCCACGAATACGGCCCTGGCAATGCCCGGACTGACAATCGGAGCCTGTACGGATCCTTGCTGCCTGGTGGAcgcgcatccgcatccgcagcACCAACCGATCGCGTACCCGTACAGTGCGGAGCAACTGCTTCGCCGCCCCTCGCTCTCCGCCTCCATGTACCAGCCGAGCAGCTCGGAGCCCTCGCTGCCCACCATGGACCCGGCAATGTGCGGCGAGTGCGTCGACCAGCACTTCCTGGGCGGCCTCACCGGCCCCCAGGTGAACCTCGGCGCCGTGCCCACCTATCACGTGCACACGCCCACCCCGACCGCCCATCGGCGGGCCaaggcgcagctggcggcgcCTCCGTCGCTGCCCACCCAGTCCGTGCTGCGTCTGTCGCGCCAGCTGAGCGAGGACGCCCTGGTCTCCTCCATGCCCATCTCTGAGTCGACGGCCAAGGCACAGCCCACCTCGATCCTGAAAAAGCCTAAGCTCGAGCGCCGGCGCATGTTCCACGAGGGCCAGTCGCGGTCCCTGGACTACGACGACCTGCACAACAAGAGCTGGGGTCGCCGGCGCATTCGCTACGAGGATGAGGTGGCCCAACACGAGGCGGCCGCCTATCCCTATCCCCATTCCTACCCCTATCCCCATTCCTCGTCGTCGCCGGCGGAGGGACAGCTGCCCATGTCGCGGCGCTACGGGTCCGAGACGAACATCCGGCAGTCGTACATGGGCGCCAATGTGGATGTCCACAATCCGCTGAGTCACTCGCATTTCCTCGTCACCGACGACAAGATCGTGACCATCACCTACGACTCGGACGTGGGCTGGACCCGGCGCGGCGTTGCCCCATCACTCTTTCGCGGGCCGCACCGGCAGCAGAGAGGAGCCATGTCGCTGGATCTGCAGCGGACCAATCAGCAGAAGCTCTACGGCCCGGCAGCGCCGTATCTGAAGCGTCGGCGGAATTTGCCACATCCGCCTAGTGCACAGAATGCGCACAACTTCTCGCCCATGGAGGCACGGGACGGTGGATCGACGGGGATGGACTATACACTGCCGCAGCATGGTGGCGAGCAGCGGGGCAGCGGTAACATCGGAATCGGAGTCGGAAACGGtagcgggggcgggggcggtggtCCACACAACACCAACAATATTAACAGTTACAGTAACAGTACCACACTCAACCAATCACACCACCAGAATCACACCACAATCACCAACCACCACAatagccaacaacaacaagcgaGTAGTGTTAGTGTTAGTCAAAGTCACaacaaaaaagggaaagaagGCATCAACGCTATCGGCGGAACGATGGCATCATCGGAGCAACAGACGAAATCTAGTAGTGGGAGCGGTGGTGCAAcatctgctgccgccgctgctggcAATGTCGTCCTCGGTGGTAATAATGCTAATAAtgcttcttcttcctcttttgCAAATCCCCCACAACAACATCATGGTGTCGCCAATCAACCAATTACAACAAATGCATCacccaacaccaacaccaataCGAACACCAACATTAACAACTATAACAATTACAtgaacaataacaacaacaacaacaaccgtgcccaatcatcatcaacaacaccacaccaacaacaacaaaacaccaATTCAACAACACCAATGAACACAACAACGAATGACGTTAACAACTTGACTCATGACGCAACAAATcccacacaacaacaacaacaaaatacatgcaCAAATCTCATCAacaatacaacaacaacaatcacaacttcaacaacaacaacaaacacatcGTCGAATGCAACGAATGCGgcgacaacaacgacgacaacgacaacaacttcaacaacaacaactgcaacaaatgCTACAACAACTGCCACAAATCCAACaacgaatacaaatacaaataatacgAACGATACAAacgcaacaacaacgaacGCAAATGCCGATGCGGATGCGGACGCGGATGCTCCGCTCGATGCCATCGACTGGGATGCTATCGATGCCATGTTGGATGACGACTTCAGCGAGTACGACAAGGACAAGAACGGTCCTGAGGGCGGTGCCAAATCCACAGAAGGTGGCACCGGGGGAGAAGATAAAGCTG ATGGAAGCCAATCGGATACCGCTAATGATCGGAAGAAAGGCGGCACCGTGGACCAGGAACGCTCGCCAAAGGGCGGCAGCGGTATGGGCAAGAAATCCAATTCCACCTCCCAGCTGTCCGCAACAG GTCGTAAAAGACGTATGGGCTTTGGAAAGAAGGGTAAGAACTCGTTCACGGTGCATCGCAGCGAAGAGGTGCTGCCCGGTGATATCACGCGCGAGCTgcgcggtggcggtggcgttgGCGTCGGTGGTGCCGCTGGTGGTGCCAGCGGTACGGCCGGAGGCGTTGGCGGTGGCCTCTCGCGTGGCTCGTCCTCGGAGGCGGACCCCATTGAGCAGTTTTTCGGCGATGGCGCCGGTGGGGAAAG ATTCTCTCCCTCGTTGCGCAATGATGGAGCCCTCAATGAGTTTGTCGAGGGCCTGGGACCAGGACAACTGGTGGGTCGCCAGGTGCTTGGTGCTCCCTCACTGGGCGACATCCAGCTATCGATGTGCCATCAGAAGGGCTTTCTAGAGGTGGAGGTCATTCGAGCCAGAGGGTTGACG CAAAAACCCTCATCGAAGATGCTGCCCGCTCCATATGTGAAGGTGTATCTGGTGTCGGGAAAGAACTGCGTGGACAAGATGAAGACTTCGACGGCGCGTCGCACCCTGGACCCGCTCTACCAGCAGCAGTTGGTGTTCAAGCACTCCTACGCTGGTTGCATACTCCAG ATAACCGTTTGGGGCGACTACGGGCGCATCGAGAAGAAAGTGTTTATGGGCGTCGCTCAGATAATGCTCGACGATCTGAATCTGTCAAATATCGTGATCGGCTGGTATAAGCTCTTTGGCACCACCTCACTGGTCAGTTGCTCTTCTATAGGTTTAGGCTCTAGGCGCTCATCGTTAGCATCACTCGATTCACTCAAACTCTAG